The following are encoded in a window of Fusarium oxysporum f. sp. lycopersici 4287 chromosome 5, whole genome shotgun sequence genomic DNA:
- a CDS encoding mannosyltransferase, whose translation MTVARPVRALIAGGCILWCFFLWQIFAPSWSLRGPGDRYSNFERDPMLDPTDEPEGVLHRTSPRYAHDAKKTERIDATLLALVRNEEVDAMVMSMRDLERTWNSKFNYPWTFFNDKPFTEEFKRKTRAATKAKCNYEIIPKEHWDMPSWIDEELFQESAKILEKNGVQYASKISYHQMCRWNSGLFYKHPALKDIRYYWRVEPNVHFFCDVDYDVFRYMHDNNKTYGFTINLYDDPKTLPSLWPETVKFLAEHPNSIHENSAVAWVTDDIRRPSTNRKAQGYSTCHFWSNFEIADMSFWRSKTYEDYFNHLDRAGGFFYERWGDAPVHSIALGLFEDQSKIHWFRDIGYQHIPFFNCPNSPKCKGCVTGRLTDGEAWLHREDCRPNWFKYAGMG comes from the exons ATGACGGTCGCGCGGCCAGTTCGGGCGTTGATCGCCGGCGGATGCATTCTCTGGTGTTTCTTTCTATGGCAGATATTTGCTCCATCATGGTCGCTAAGAGGTCCCGGTGATCGCTACTCCAACTTTGAACGGGATCCCATGTTAGATC CTACCGATGAACCAGAAGGAGTGTTACATCGTACGAGTCCGAGATATGCCCACGATGCGAAAAAGACGGAGCGCATCGATGCGACGCTATTAGCGCTTGTGCGGAACGAGGAGGTGGATGCCATGGTCATGTCGATGAGGGACCTCGAAAGGACATGGAACTCCAAGTTTAATTACCCCTGGACGTTTTTCAACGATAAGCCTTTCACGGAAGAGTTcaagaggaagacaagaGCGGCTACGAAGGCGAAATGTAACTACG AAATCATCCCCAAGGAACATTGGGACATGCCCTCCTGGATCGACGAAGAGCTCTTTCAAGAATCCGCAAAGATCCTCGAAAAGAACGGCGTCCAATATGCAAGCAAGATATCATACCACCAAATGTGTCGATGGAACAGCGGTCTCTTCTACAAGCATCCAGCCCTGAAGGACATTCGCTACTACTGGCGTGTCGAGCCTAACGTGCACTTCTTCTGCGATGTCGACTACGATGTTTTCCGCTACATGCACGATAACAACAAGACATACGGCTTCACCATCAACCTCTACGACGATCCCAAAACCTTACCTTCGTTGTGGCCCGAGACAGTCAAGTTTCTCGCTGAGCATCCTAACTCAATTCACGAGAATAGCGCTGTAGCTTGGGTCACCGATGATATTCGTCGGCCATCAACGAACAGAAAGGCTCAGGGATACTCGACATGCCATTTCTGGAGTAATTTTGAGATTGCGGATATGTCATTTTGGAGGAGTAAGACTTACGAAGACTACTTCAACCACCTCGATCGTGCGGGTGGATTCTTCTATGAACGATGGGGTGATGCTCCAGTTCATAGTATTGCACTTGGTCTATTTGAGGACCAGAGCAAGATTCATTG GTTCCGTGATATTGGATATCAACACAtccccttcttcaactgtcCCAACTCACCAAAGTGTAAGGGCTGTGTAACTGGCCGTCTCACTGACGGTGAGGCCTGGTTGCATCGAGAAGACTGTCGACCCAACTGGTTCAAGTACGCCGGTATGGGCTAA
- a CDS encoding NAD+ synthase (glutamine-hydrolysing): MADLITLATCSLNQWVLDWEGNLKRIRKSIILAKEAGATLRTGPELEITGYGCLDHFLEADVYEHSLESLLAILTDTELHGILIDVGLPLMHRGCRYNCRAIILDGKLLCLRPKIYLANDGNFRENRFFTPWNRPRYVEKYNLPPALQKHQGVRQVPIGDVVLSLNDTTVAAETCEELFTPQAPHINMALNGVEIFTNSSGSHHTLRKLDERIALISEATRKSGGVYLYANQSGSDGDRLLYDGASLIMVNGSIVAQGSQFSLDDVEVVTATVDLEEVRAYRFAPSRNFQAVQAPVYERIEVDFSLGHEDLDLLRAPTAPRPACYHVPEEEIALGPACWLWDYLRRSRASGYLVPLSGGIDSCATATIVFSMCRLVVEAIKAGNEEVIEDVKRIAVYSDKLPETPEDFCNQIFHTVYMGMEKQSSKETRQRAKDLAERIGSYHTDMNIDDTFHATKNLLTQGTGFEPKFKVHGGSATENLALQNIQARSRMVIAYYYAQMLPTVRQRPGGGSLLVLGSSNVDECLRGYLTKYDCSSADLNPLGAISKRDLKSFISWAAKNFDMPILEEFIHATPTAELEPITENYVQSDEIDMGMTYDELSRFGVSEPATDQSQYCDETDTLLQRLRKESKLGPYGMFLRLVEEWGGEGKLSPREIATKVKRFYHFHYINRHKQAVATPAVHVEDYSPDDHRFDLRPLFYPPAFQGWSFQKIDKRVEAIEKALEKKQKKAEGGLQ, from the exons ATGGCGGATTTAATCACTTTGGCGACATGTTCTCTCAATCAGTGGGTGTTGGATTGGGAGGGCAACTTGAAGAGAATTCGCAAGAGTATTATTCTGGCCAAGGAAGCTGGAGCTACGCTCAGAACGGGCCCTGAGCTCGAGATTACAGGCTATGGTTG TCTTGACCATTTCCTTGAGGCTGATGTTTACGAGCATTCCTTGGAGTCACTCCTCGCAATCTTGACTGATACCGAACTCCATGGCATTCTCATCGACGTTGGTCTTCCTCTCATGCACAGAGGATGTCGATACAACTGCCGTGCTATTATCTTGGATGGAAAACTGCTCTGCCTTCGCCCCAAAATCTATCTTGCCAACGATGG TAACTTCAGGGAGAACCGATTCTTCACTCCTTGGAACAGGCCAAGATATGTTGAGAAGTACAACCTTCCTCCTGCTCTGCAGAAGCACCAGGGCGTTCGACAGGTTCCCATTGGTGATGTTGTTCTGTCCCTAAATGATACAACCGTCGCCGCCGAGACATGCGAGGAGCTCTTTACCCCCCAAGCACCTCACATTAACAT GGCTCTTAATGGCGTCGAAATCTTTACCAACTCCTCAGGCTCTCATCACACGCTAAGAAAGCTTGATGAGCGTATCGCTCTAATTTCTGAAGCAACTCGCAAGAGTGGTGGTGTATACCTTTATGCTAACCAGTCTG GCTCTGATGGAGACAGGCTTCTCTACGATGGTGCATCCCTCATCATGGTCAATGGCTCAATCGTAGCTCAAGGCTCCCAGTTCAGCTTGGATGATGTCGAAGTTGTTACCGCAACCGTCGACCTTGAGGAAGTCCGCGCTTATAGATTCGCCCCATCTCGCAACTTCCAGGCTGTGCAAGCACCTGTGTATGAGAGAATCGAAGTCGATTTCAGCCTAGGCCATGAGGATCTTGACCTCCTTCGTGCCCCAACAGCTCCTAGGCCAGCATGTTATCACGTCCCCGAGGAAGAAATT GCTCTTGGCCCGGCTTGCTGGCTTTGGGATTACC TGCGACGAAGCAGGGCATCTGGTTATCTGGTCCCCCTCTCAGGAGGTATCGACTCCTGTGCAACCGCTACCATTGTATTCAGCATGTGTAGACTTGTCGTTGAGGCTATCAAGGCTGGTAATGAGGAGGTCATCGAAGACGTCAAGAGAATTGCTGTGTACTCGGATAAGCTGCCTGAAACCCCTGAGGATTTCTGCAACCAGATCTTCCACACTGTTTATATGGGGATGGAGAAGCAGAGCAGCAAGGAGACTCGACAGCGCGCCAAGGACCTTGCCGAGCGTATCGGTAGTTACCACACTGACATGAACATTGACGATACCTTCCACGCTACCAAGAACTTGCTCACTCAAGGCACGGGATTCGAGCCTAAATTCAAGGTTCATGGTGGATCAGCGACCGAAAACT TGGCCCTTCAGAATATCCAGGCACGCAGCCGCATGGTCATCGCCTATTACTACGCTCAGATGTTGCCAACAGTTCGACAGCGACCAGGAGGAGGAAGCCTGCTTGTTCTAGGATCCAGCAATGTTGACGAATGTCTCCGAGGAT ACCTCACAAAGTACGA TTGCAGTAGTGCGGATTTGAACCCTCTAGGCGCTATTAGCAAAAGGGATCTCAAGAGTTTCATTTCATGGGCGGCCAAGAACTTCGACATGCCGATTTTGGAAGAGTTTATTCATGCTACAC CCACGGCTGAGCTAGAGCCTATCACCGAAAACTATGTTCAGTCAGACGAGA TTGATATGGGCATGACCTATGACGAACTATCTCGTTTTGGAGTAAGTGAACCAGCTACGGACCAAAGCCAGTATTGTGATGAAACTGACACCTTGTTGCAGCGACTACGTAAGGAGAGTAAGTTAGGACCTTACGGCATGTTCCTACGACTTGTCGAAGAATGGGGCGGAGAGGGCAAACTGAGCCCACGAGAAATCGCCACCAAGGTGAAGCGTTTCTACCATTTCCATTACATCAACCG CCACAAACAAGCTGTGGCAACACCAGCTGTTCATGT GGAAGATTACTCGCCCGACGACCACAGATTTGACCTTCGCCCTTTGTTCTACCCACCTGCCTTCCAAGGCTGGTCGTTCCAAAAGATTGACAAGCGGGTGGAGGCTATCGAGAAGGCTttagagaagaagcagaagaaggctgaaggCGGTTTGCAATAG